A genomic segment from Aegilops tauschii subsp. strangulata cultivar AL8/78 chromosome 1, Aet v6.0, whole genome shotgun sequence encodes:
- the LOC109754533 gene encoding uncharacterized protein isoform X6, which translates to MPPPPRNDGSRDSDTSPAFHLPQLVFSPVDLEEPPFARHRGRAAATTRGLPLAGAPSFSTTRHQQRRMTPPSTPSHDVQPLTPPETLARIGQRQLRQLKEGAGHGEATRAASSVHTHHRSSEGASLLGLANYADEEEDEHRGPRGRANGRPREEEEEEDERRALERRPRQVELRRDCPYLDTVNRLEAAEASTDWQINDLALQATKSVQRRSWFHFLAYWSDYESRFCYFGSNSIDLVRCIYIDASTLLHKYGYILFAGCFLR; encoded by the exons ATGCCTCCTCCGCCCCGAAACGACGGCAGCAGGGACTCCGACACCTCACCCGCCTTCCACCTCCCCCAGCTCGTCTTCTCGCCGGTCGATTTGGAGGAGCCTCCTTTCGCGCGCCACCGTGGCCGGGCTGCGGCGACCACCAGAGGTCTGCCGCTGGCAGGAGCtccctccttctccaccacgaggCACCAGCAGAGGAGGATGACTCCTCCTTCCACCCCTAGCCACGACGTCCAACCACTAACGCCGCCAGAAACCCTAGCCCGAATCGGGCAGAG GCAGTTGAGGCAGTTGAAGGAAGGGGCGGGCCATGGAGAAGCTACAAGGGCCGCATCGAGCGTGCACACACACCACCGTTCCTCGGAGGGCGCCTCGCTGCTGGGGCTCGCCAACTacgcggacgaggaggaggatgagcaCCGGGGCCCGAGGGGGCGCGCGAACGGTCGGCcccgcgaggaggaggaggaggaggacgagaggAGGGCTCTGGAGAGGCGACCCAGGCAGGTCGAGCTGCGCCGGGACTGCCCCTACCTCGACACCGTCAATCGACTG GAGGCTGCCGAAGCTTCAACTGATTGGCAGATTAACGACTTGGCTCTCCAAGCAACAAAATCAGTTCAGCGGCGTTCTTGGTTCCACTTCCTTGCTTATTGGTCAGATTATGAATCTAGATTCTGCTATTTTGGTTCAAATTCCATTGATTTGGTACGATGCATCTACATTGATGCATCAACTCTGCTCCATAAATATGGATACATATTGTTTGCTGGTTGTTTTCTTCGATAG
- the LOC109754533 gene encoding uncharacterized protein isoform X9, giving the protein MPPPPRNDGSRDSDTSPAFHLPQLVFSPVDLEEPPFARHRGRAAATTRGLPLAGAPSFSTTRHQQRRMTPPSTPSHDVQPLTPPETLARIGQRQLRQLKEGAGHGEATRAASSVHTHHRSSEGASLLGLANYADEEEDEHRGPRGRANGRPREEEEEEDERRALERRPRQVELRRDCPYLDTVNRLRPLDKRQFGVFRDCMYGGIEGVPLLTNCRRLPKLQLIGRLTTWLSKQQNQFSGVLGSTSLLIGTQALDAGKI; this is encoded by the exons ATGCCTCCTCCGCCCCGAAACGACGGCAGCAGGGACTCCGACACCTCACCCGCCTTCCACCTCCCCCAGCTCGTCTTCTCGCCGGTCGATTTGGAGGAGCCTCCTTTCGCGCGCCACCGTGGCCGGGCTGCGGCGACCACCAGAGGTCTGCCGCTGGCAGGAGCtccctccttctccaccacgaggCACCAGCAGAGGAGGATGACTCCTCCTTCCACCCCTAGCCACGACGTCCAACCACTAACGCCGCCAGAAACCCTAGCCCGAATCGGGCAGAG GCAGTTGAGGCAGTTGAAGGAAGGGGCGGGCCATGGAGAAGCTACAAGGGCCGCATCGAGCGTGCACACACACCACCGTTCCTCGGAGGGCGCCTCGCTGCTGGGGCTCGCCAACTacgcggacgaggaggaggatgagcaCCGGGGCCCGAGGGGGCGCGCGAACGGTCGGCcccgcgaggaggaggaggaggaggacgagaggAGGGCTCTGGAGAGGCGACCCAGGCAGGTCGAGCTGCGCCGGGACTGCCCCTACCTCGACACCGTCAATCGACTG AGGCCGCTTGATAAGAGGCAGTTTGGGGTGTTTAGGGATTGTATGTATGGGGGCATTGAAGGCGTTCCTCTGCTCACTAACTGCAGGAGGCTGCCGAAGCTTCAACTGATTGGCAGATTAACGACTTGGCTCTCCAAGCAACAAAATCAGTTCAGCGGCGTTCTTGGTTCCACTTCCTTGCTTATTG
- the LOC109754533 gene encoding uncharacterized protein isoform X3: protein MPPPPRNDGSRDSDTSPAFHLPQLVFSPVDLEEPPFARHRGRAAATTRGLPLAGAPSFSTTRHQQRRMTPPSTPSHDVQPLTPPETLARIGQRQLRQLKEGAGHGEATRAASSVHTHHRSSEGASLLGLANYADEEEDEHRGPRGRANGRPREEEEEEDERRALERRPRQVELRRDCPYLDTVNRLRPLDKRQFGVFRDCMYGGIEGVPLLTNCRRLPKLQLIGRLTTWLSKQQNQFSGVLGSTSLLIGQIMNLDSAILVQIPLIWYDASTLMHQLCSINMDTYCLLVVFFDSFVLPLLPVTRFQT, encoded by the exons ATGCCTCCTCCGCCCCGAAACGACGGCAGCAGGGACTCCGACACCTCACCCGCCTTCCACCTCCCCCAGCTCGTCTTCTCGCCGGTCGATTTGGAGGAGCCTCCTTTCGCGCGCCACCGTGGCCGGGCTGCGGCGACCACCAGAGGTCTGCCGCTGGCAGGAGCtccctccttctccaccacgaggCACCAGCAGAGGAGGATGACTCCTCCTTCCACCCCTAGCCACGACGTCCAACCACTAACGCCGCCAGAAACCCTAGCCCGAATCGGGCAGAG GCAGTTGAGGCAGTTGAAGGAAGGGGCGGGCCATGGAGAAGCTACAAGGGCCGCATCGAGCGTGCACACACACCACCGTTCCTCGGAGGGCGCCTCGCTGCTGGGGCTCGCCAACTacgcggacgaggaggaggatgagcaCCGGGGCCCGAGGGGGCGCGCGAACGGTCGGCcccgcgaggaggaggaggaggaggacgagaggAGGGCTCTGGAGAGGCGACCCAGGCAGGTCGAGCTGCGCCGGGACTGCCCCTACCTCGACACCGTCAATCGACTG AGGCCGCTTGATAAGAGGCAGTTTGGGGTGTTTAGGGATTGTATGTATGGGGGCATTGAAGGCGTTCCTCTGCTCACTAACTGCAGGAGGCTGCCGAAGCTTCAACTGATTGGCAGATTAACGACTTGGCTCTCCAAGCAACAAAATCAGTTCAGCGGCGTTCTTGGTTCCACTTCCTTGCTTATTGGTCAGATTATGAATCTAGATTCTGCTATTTTGGTTCAAATTCCATTGATTTGGTACGATGCATCTACATTGATGCATCAACTCTGCTCCATAAATATGGATACATATTGTTTGCTGGTTGTTTTCTTCGATAGTTTTGTGTTGCCATTGCTCCCAGTCACCAGATTTCAAACTTAA
- the LOC109754533 gene encoding uncharacterized protein isoform X12 yields the protein MPPPPRNDGSRDSDTSPAFHLPQLVFSPVDLEEPPFARHRGRAAATTRGLPLAGAPSFSTTRHQQRRMTPPSTPSHDVQPLTPPETLARIGQRQLRQLKEGAGHGEATRAASSVHTHHRSSEGASLLGLANYADEEEDEHRGPRGRANGRPREEEEEEDERRALERRPRQVELRRDCPYLDTVNRLEAAEASTDWQINDLALQATKSVQRRSWFHFLAYCSSYPKCQP from the exons ATGCCTCCTCCGCCCCGAAACGACGGCAGCAGGGACTCCGACACCTCACCCGCCTTCCACCTCCCCCAGCTCGTCTTCTCGCCGGTCGATTTGGAGGAGCCTCCTTTCGCGCGCCACCGTGGCCGGGCTGCGGCGACCACCAGAGGTCTGCCGCTGGCAGGAGCtccctccttctccaccacgaggCACCAGCAGAGGAGGATGACTCCTCCTTCCACCCCTAGCCACGACGTCCAACCACTAACGCCGCCAGAAACCCTAGCCCGAATCGGGCAGAG GCAGTTGAGGCAGTTGAAGGAAGGGGCGGGCCATGGAGAAGCTACAAGGGCCGCATCGAGCGTGCACACACACCACCGTTCCTCGGAGGGCGCCTCGCTGCTGGGGCTCGCCAACTacgcggacgaggaggaggatgagcaCCGGGGCCCGAGGGGGCGCGCGAACGGTCGGCcccgcgaggaggaggaggaggaggacgagaggAGGGCTCTGGAGAGGCGACCCAGGCAGGTCGAGCTGCGCCGGGACTGCCCCTACCTCGACACCGTCAATCGACTG GAGGCTGCCGAAGCTTCAACTGATTGGCAGATTAACGACTTGGCTCTCCAAGCAACAAAATCAGTTCAGCGGCGTTCTTGGTTCCACTTCCTTGCTTATTG
- the LOC109754533 gene encoding uncharacterized protein isoform X11 — MPPPPRNDGSRDSDTSPAFHLPQLVFSPVDLEEPPFARHRGRAAATTRGLPLAGAPSFSTTRHQQRRMTPPSTPSHDVQPLTPPETLARIGQRQLRQLKEGAGHGEATRAASSVHTHHRSSEGASLLGLANYADEEEDEHRGPRGRANGRPREEEEEEDERRALERRPRQVELRRDCPYLDTVNRLEAAEASTDWQINDLALQATKSVQRRSWFHFLAYWNSSIGCWQNISSFTIGRK, encoded by the exons ATGCCTCCTCCGCCCCGAAACGACGGCAGCAGGGACTCCGACACCTCACCCGCCTTCCACCTCCCCCAGCTCGTCTTCTCGCCGGTCGATTTGGAGGAGCCTCCTTTCGCGCGCCACCGTGGCCGGGCTGCGGCGACCACCAGAGGTCTGCCGCTGGCAGGAGCtccctccttctccaccacgaggCACCAGCAGAGGAGGATGACTCCTCCTTCCACCCCTAGCCACGACGTCCAACCACTAACGCCGCCAGAAACCCTAGCCCGAATCGGGCAGAG GCAGTTGAGGCAGTTGAAGGAAGGGGCGGGCCATGGAGAAGCTACAAGGGCCGCATCGAGCGTGCACACACACCACCGTTCCTCGGAGGGCGCCTCGCTGCTGGGGCTCGCCAACTacgcggacgaggaggaggatgagcaCCGGGGCCCGAGGGGGCGCGCGAACGGTCGGCcccgcgaggaggaggaggaggaggacgagaggAGGGCTCTGGAGAGGCGACCCAGGCAGGTCGAGCTGCGCCGGGACTGCCCCTACCTCGACACCGTCAATCGACTG GAGGCTGCCGAAGCTTCAACTGATTGGCAGATTAACGACTTGGCTCTCCAAGCAACAAAATCAGTTCAGCGGCGTTCTTGGTTCCACTTCCTTGCTTATTG
- the LOC109754533 gene encoding uncharacterized protein isoform X10 has translation MPPPPRNDGSRDSDTSPAFHLPQLVFSPVDLEEPPFARHRGRAAATTRGLPLAGAPSFSTTRHQQRRMTPPSTPSHDVQPLTPPETLARIGQRQLKEGAGHGEATRAASSVHTHHRSSEGASLLGLANYADEEEDEHRGPRGRANGRPREEEEEEDERRALERRPRQVELRRDCPYLDTVNRLRPLDKRQFGVFRDCMYGGIEGVPLLTNCRRLPKLQLIGRLTTWLSKQQNQFSGVLGSTSLLIGTQALDAGKI, from the exons ATGCCTCCTCCGCCCCGAAACGACGGCAGCAGGGACTCCGACACCTCACCCGCCTTCCACCTCCCCCAGCTCGTCTTCTCGCCGGTCGATTTGGAGGAGCCTCCTTTCGCGCGCCACCGTGGCCGGGCTGCGGCGACCACCAGAGGTCTGCCGCTGGCAGGAGCtccctccttctccaccacgaggCACCAGCAGAGGAGGATGACTCCTCCTTCCACCCCTAGCCACGACGTCCAACCACTAACGCCGCCAGAAACCCTAGCCCGAATCGGGCAGAG GCAGTTGAAGGAAGGGGCGGGCCATGGAGAAGCTACAAGGGCCGCATCGAGCGTGCACACACACCACCGTTCCTCGGAGGGCGCCTCGCTGCTGGGGCTCGCCAACTacgcggacgaggaggaggatgagcaCCGGGGCCCGAGGGGGCGCGCGAACGGTCGGCcccgcgaggaggaggaggaggaggacgagaggAGGGCTCTGGAGAGGCGACCCAGGCAGGTCGAGCTGCGCCGGGACTGCCCCTACCTCGACACCGTCAATCGACTG AGGCCGCTTGATAAGAGGCAGTTTGGGGTGTTTAGGGATTGTATGTATGGGGGCATTGAAGGCGTTCCTCTGCTCACTAACTGCAGGAGGCTGCCGAAGCTTCAACTGATTGGCAGATTAACGACTTGGCTCTCCAAGCAACAAAATCAGTTCAGCGGCGTTCTTGGTTCCACTTCCTTGCTTATTG
- the LOC109754533 gene encoding uncharacterized protein isoform X7, producing MPPPPRNDGSRDSDTSPAFHLPQLVFSPVDLEEPPFARHRGRAAATTRGLPLAGAPSFSTTRHQQRRMTPPSTPSHDVQPLTPPETLARIGQRQLRQLKEGAGHGEATRAASSVHTHHRSSEGASLLGLANYADEEEDEHRGPRGRANGRPREEEEEEDERRALERRPRQVELRRDCPYLDTVNRLRPLDKRQFGVFRDCMYGGIEGVPLLTNCRRLPKLQLIGRLTTWLSKQQNQFSGVLGSTSLLIVRVILSASPNSKAFS from the exons ATGCCTCCTCCGCCCCGAAACGACGGCAGCAGGGACTCCGACACCTCACCCGCCTTCCACCTCCCCCAGCTCGTCTTCTCGCCGGTCGATTTGGAGGAGCCTCCTTTCGCGCGCCACCGTGGCCGGGCTGCGGCGACCACCAGAGGTCTGCCGCTGGCAGGAGCtccctccttctccaccacgaggCACCAGCAGAGGAGGATGACTCCTCCTTCCACCCCTAGCCACGACGTCCAACCACTAACGCCGCCAGAAACCCTAGCCCGAATCGGGCAGAG GCAGTTGAGGCAGTTGAAGGAAGGGGCGGGCCATGGAGAAGCTACAAGGGCCGCATCGAGCGTGCACACACACCACCGTTCCTCGGAGGGCGCCTCGCTGCTGGGGCTCGCCAACTacgcggacgaggaggaggatgagcaCCGGGGCCCGAGGGGGCGCGCGAACGGTCGGCcccgcgaggaggaggaggaggaggacgagaggAGGGCTCTGGAGAGGCGACCCAGGCAGGTCGAGCTGCGCCGGGACTGCCCCTACCTCGACACCGTCAATCGACTG AGGCCGCTTGATAAGAGGCAGTTTGGGGTGTTTAGGGATTGTATGTATGGGGGCATTGAAGGCGTTCCTCTGCTCACTAACTGCAGGAGGCTGCCGAAGCTTCAACTGATTGGCAGATTAACGACTTGGCTCTCCAAGCAACAAAATCAGTTCAGCGGCGTTCTTGGTTCCACTTCCTTGCTTATTG
- the LOC109754533 gene encoding uncharacterized protein isoform X8: protein MPPPPRNDGSRDSDTSPAFHLPQLVFSPVDLEEPPFARHRGRAAATTRGLPLAGAPSFSTTRHQQRRMTPPSTPSHDVQPLTPPETLARIGQRQLKEGAGHGEATRAASSVHTHHRSSEGASLLGLANYADEEEDEHRGPRGRANGRPREEEEEEDERRALERRPRQVELRRDCPYLDTVNRLRPLDKRQFGVFRDCMYGGIEGVPLLTNCRRLPKLQLIGRLTTWLSKQQNQFSGVLGSTSLLIVRVILSASPNSKAFS from the exons ATGCCTCCTCCGCCCCGAAACGACGGCAGCAGGGACTCCGACACCTCACCCGCCTTCCACCTCCCCCAGCTCGTCTTCTCGCCGGTCGATTTGGAGGAGCCTCCTTTCGCGCGCCACCGTGGCCGGGCTGCGGCGACCACCAGAGGTCTGCCGCTGGCAGGAGCtccctccttctccaccacgaggCACCAGCAGAGGAGGATGACTCCTCCTTCCACCCCTAGCCACGACGTCCAACCACTAACGCCGCCAGAAACCCTAGCCCGAATCGGGCAGAG GCAGTTGAAGGAAGGGGCGGGCCATGGAGAAGCTACAAGGGCCGCATCGAGCGTGCACACACACCACCGTTCCTCGGAGGGCGCCTCGCTGCTGGGGCTCGCCAACTacgcggacgaggaggaggatgagcaCCGGGGCCCGAGGGGGCGCGCGAACGGTCGGCcccgcgaggaggaggaggaggaggacgagaggAGGGCTCTGGAGAGGCGACCCAGGCAGGTCGAGCTGCGCCGGGACTGCCCCTACCTCGACACCGTCAATCGACTG AGGCCGCTTGATAAGAGGCAGTTTGGGGTGTTTAGGGATTGTATGTATGGGGGCATTGAAGGCGTTCCTCTGCTCACTAACTGCAGGAGGCTGCCGAAGCTTCAACTGATTGGCAGATTAACGACTTGGCTCTCCAAGCAACAAAATCAGTTCAGCGGCGTTCTTGGTTCCACTTCCTTGCTTATTG
- the LOC109754533 gene encoding uncharacterized protein isoform X4, which yields MPPPPRNDGSRDSDTSPAFHLPQLVFSPVDLEEPPFARHRGRAAATTRGLPLAGAPSFSTTRHQQRRMTPPSTPSHDVQPLTPPETLARIGQRQLKEGAGHGEATRAASSVHTHHRSSEGASLLGLANYADEEEDEHRGPRGRANGRPREEEEEEDERRALERRPRQVELRRDCPYLDTVNRLRPLDKRQFGVFRDCMYGGIEGVPLLTNCRRLPKLQLIGRLTTWLSKQQNQFSGVLGSTSLLIGQIMNLDSAILVQIPLIWYDASTLMHQLCSINMDTYCLLVVFFDSFVLPLLPVTRFQT from the exons ATGCCTCCTCCGCCCCGAAACGACGGCAGCAGGGACTCCGACACCTCACCCGCCTTCCACCTCCCCCAGCTCGTCTTCTCGCCGGTCGATTTGGAGGAGCCTCCTTTCGCGCGCCACCGTGGCCGGGCTGCGGCGACCACCAGAGGTCTGCCGCTGGCAGGAGCtccctccttctccaccacgaggCACCAGCAGAGGAGGATGACTCCTCCTTCCACCCCTAGCCACGACGTCCAACCACTAACGCCGCCAGAAACCCTAGCCCGAATCGGGCAGAG GCAGTTGAAGGAAGGGGCGGGCCATGGAGAAGCTACAAGGGCCGCATCGAGCGTGCACACACACCACCGTTCCTCGGAGGGCGCCTCGCTGCTGGGGCTCGCCAACTacgcggacgaggaggaggatgagcaCCGGGGCCCGAGGGGGCGCGCGAACGGTCGGCcccgcgaggaggaggaggaggaggacgagaggAGGGCTCTGGAGAGGCGACCCAGGCAGGTCGAGCTGCGCCGGGACTGCCCCTACCTCGACACCGTCAATCGACTG AGGCCGCTTGATAAGAGGCAGTTTGGGGTGTTTAGGGATTGTATGTATGGGGGCATTGAAGGCGTTCCTCTGCTCACTAACTGCAGGAGGCTGCCGAAGCTTCAACTGATTGGCAGATTAACGACTTGGCTCTCCAAGCAACAAAATCAGTTCAGCGGCGTTCTTGGTTCCACTTCCTTGCTTATTGGTCAGATTATGAATCTAGATTCTGCTATTTTGGTTCAAATTCCATTGATTTGGTACGATGCATCTACATTGATGCATCAACTCTGCTCCATAAATATGGATACATATTGTTTGCTGGTTGTTTTCTTCGATAGTTTTGTGTTGCCATTGCTCCCAGTCACCAGATTTCAAACTTAA